A single genomic interval of Spinacia oleracea cultivar Varoflay chromosome 6, BTI_SOV_V1, whole genome shotgun sequence harbors:
- the LOC110790750 gene encoding uncharacterized protein yields the protein MSISGGDEMMKISNVVVATGGNAGYNPSYNPQAGKGGNNFHQNNNQQGASQKNQNNINANPQGQRPRQDRRESRGLFDNYTPLNTPRTAIYNINNKMDGWRRPPPMQSGERNVKKFCDFHNEHGHLTDDCRDLKDNIEDMVRKGYFSQYRARQGNGNNNSVGGNPANSYRPQQKNQQQYPRIEQPYQPPRIEQKQPETSARAEQRDGGKKPPVYVISGGPVHGGTISGASRSLEEHRHMVNYHNTRVWPNPPSIPVMTFSESDCRGIIFPHDDPLVLTIDIANADVNRVLVDGGSSANIIFWEAFKQLHIPEDELQRVNYPVIGFSGSTVYPEGSIRLPVKIGEGSEMRDLMVDFLIIKVPAAYNVIIGRPFIHDAQAVVSTYHLTMIYMSNLERPAKIRGSQLAARSCYLTALRTPGRMVPEVNLTTEPARQEQRPKKKNATKRGRTDLDMEHFDERPVSTPRPMPDGLTENIELEVGNMDRTVVIGTEMGSDMKINLISLLRENADIFAFSPDEMHGIDPEIMVHRLNTDRNVRPVRQKKRNFSTEKMAAIQEEVDKLLAAGFIEPCDYPEWLANVVMVKKPSGSWRMCVDFTNLNRACSKDFYPLPRIDRLVDSNSGHAMLRFLDAFSGYHQVSLHKSDRKKAAFITDAGVFCYKAMSFGLKNAGATYQRLVDKVFADQKGRNVEVYVDDSIVKSRKEEDHITDLRETFETLRKYRMKLNPKKCVFGVRSGKFLGFLVSERGIDANPEKVEAIISLPQPKSVKDIQRLTGKMAALNRFVSKSADKQMPFFTTLRQNKKFKWGPAEQEAFESLTSHLKNLPTIARAKEGGKLQLYISASPKTVAAVLVAETENKVQQPVYFVSHVLNGPETRNTLVEKMAYAVLIAARKLRPYFDAHTIEVLTNFPLEKAISKLDTSGRLLKWAIELSEFDLEFRPRTAIKAQALADFIVEASYQEDEVQAEVWEVSVDGSAAQTGSGAGIIMKSPGGDIFEYAVKFTLTRVK from the coding sequence ATGAGTATATCAGGGGGGGATGAAATGATGAAGATCTCCAATGTGGTAGTGGCAACCGGCGGGAATGCCGGATACAATCCAAGCTATAACCCCCAGGCGGGAAAAGGAGGAAACAATTTTCACCAGAACAATAATCAGCAAGGGGCAAGCCAGAAAAACCAGAATAACATAAATGCCAATCCACAGGGGCAGAGACCCCGACAGGATAGAAGGGAGTCCAGAGGACTCTTTGATAACTACACTCCGCTGAACACACCGCGGACAGCAATTTACAACATAAACAACAAGATGGACGGTTGGAGAAGGCCGCCACCAATGCAGAGTGGGGAAAGAAATGTCAAGAAATTCTGTGACTTCCATAATGAACACGGCCACCTCACAGATGACTGCAGAGACctcaaagacaacattgaggatatGGTCAGAAAGGGGTATTTTTCGCAGTATAGGGCGAGACAAGGAAATGGTAACAACAACTCGGTGGGGGGAAACCCTGCCAATTCATACCGGCCACAGCagaaaaatcaacaacaataccCCAGAATCGAACAGCCATATCAGCCACCTAGAATCGAGCAAAAACAGCCGGAAACCAGTGCCAGAGCAGAACAGAGGGATGGCGGGAAAAAACCACCCGTGTATGTAATTTCTGGCGGCCCAGTCCACGGAGGGACGATAAGCGGCGCCAGCAGAAGTCTGGAAGAACACAGGCACATGGTAAACTATCATAACACAAGAGTGTGGCCGAACCCACCCAGCATACCAGTGATGACGTTCTCGGAATCGGATTGCAGAGGCATCATTTTCCCGCATGATGACCCGCTAGTTCTAACAATCGATATAGCAAATGCCGATGTGAACAGAGTACTGGTAGACGGCGGCAGCTCAGCAAACATCATTTTCTGGGAAGCCTTCAAACAGTTGCACATACCAGAGGACGAGCTTCAAAGGGTGAACTACCCAGTAATCGGTTTCTCAGGATCTACAGTGTACCCAGAAGGTAGCATACGGTTGCCGGTGAAAATCGGAGAGGGATCTGAAATGCGAGATCTCATGGTGGATTTCCTAATCATCAAAGTACCAGCGGCCTACAATGTGATCATCGGCCGCCCATTCATACACGACGCGCAAGCGGTAGTCTCCACCTATCACTTGACAATGATATATATGTCGAACCTGGAAAGGCCGGCAAAGATAAGGGGGAGTCAGTTGGCGGCAAGATCCTGTTACTTGACTGCTTTGAGAACACCGGGAAGAATGGTCCCAGAAGTAAACTTGACTACTGAGCCGGCAAGGCAAGAACAAAGGCCAAAAAAGAAGAACGCCACGAAAAGAGGTCGAACTGACCTAGACATGGAACACTTTGATGAGAGACCGGTATCAACACCAAGACCAATGCCAGATGGTCTGACAGAAAATATTGAGCTGGAGGTTGGAAATATGGATAGAACGGTCGTGATCGGTACAGAAATGGGGAGTGACATGAAGATTAACCTCATAAGCTTGCTAAGAGAGAACGCGGACATCTTTGCATTCTCACCAGATGAGATGCATGGTATCGATCCAGAGATAATGGTCCACCGGTTAAATACCGACAGAAATGTTAGGCCAGTACGGCAGAAAAAGCGTAATTTCTCCACGGAAAAAATGGCAGCAATACAAGAAGAGGTGGATAAACTGTTGGCGGCAGGTTTCATTGAGCCATGTGATTACCCTGAATGGTTGGCAAATGTAGTAATGGTAAAAAAGCCGAGTGGGTCATGGAGAATGTGTGTAGATTTCACCAACCTTAACAGAGCGTGTTCGAAAGATTTCTACCCACTGCCAAGGATTGATAGGCTGGTAGACTCTAATAGCGGCCACGCAATGCTCAGGTTCCTAGATGCTTTCTCAGGATATCACCAGGTCAGCCTGCATAAATCAGACAGAAAGAAGGCGGCTTTTATCACGGATGCAGGAGTTTTCTGTTACAAGGCAATGTCATTCGGGTTGAAAAATGCAGGGGCAACGTATCAAAGGCTGGTCGACAAGGTGTTTGCCGACCAAAAAGGCAGAaatgtggaggtctatgtagacgactCTATCGTAAAAAGCCGGAAAGAGGAGGATCATATTACCGATCTCCGAGAAACTTTCGAGACTTTGAGAAAGTACAGGATGAAATTAAACCCAAAGAAATGCGTCTTCGGAGTAAGATCAGGAAAATTCCTGGGATTCTTAGTCAGCGAGCGTGGCATAGACGCTAACCCTGAAAAAGTAGAAGCAATCATCAGTCTGCCGCAACCCAAAAGTGTAAAAGACATACAGCGGTTGACAGGAAAAATGGCCGCCTTGAACAGATTTGTGAGCAAGTCGGCAGACAAGCAGATGCCCTTCTTCACAACCTTGAGGCAAAACAAGAAATTCAAATGGGGGCCGGCAGAGCAAGAGGCTTTTGAATCTCTAACAAGTCACCTGAAGAACCTACCAACAATAGCAAGGGCAAAGGAGGGCGGAAAATTACAGTTGTACATATCGGCGTCACCAAAAACAGTCGCAGCAGTACTGGTAGCCGAAACAGAAAACAAAGTGCAGCAACCAGTATATTTTGTGAGCCATGTGCTAAACGGCCCAGAAACAAGAAACACGTTGGTGGAGAAAATGGCATATGCAGTCCTTATCGCGGCTAGAAAGTTAAGACCATACTTTGATGCGCATACAATCGAAGTGCTGACAAACTTCCCTCTCGAAAAAGCCATTAGCAAGCTAGATACATCAGGCAGGCTGCTAAAGTGGGCAATAGAGTTGTCCGAATTTGACTTGGAATTCCGGCCAAGAACTGCAATCAAAGCTCAGGCATTGGCGGACTTCATAGTTGAAGCGTCATACCAGGAGGATGAAGTACAAGCTGAAGTATGGGAAGTGTCAGTGGATGGTTCAGCCGCGCAGACAGGCAGTGGGGCCGGAATAATCATGAAATCGCCAGGCGGAGATATTTTTGAGTATGCTGTAAAATTTACGCTCACCCGCGTCAAATAA